ATTTGCAAAGAGGCCATTGTATGCCTACCGCCAAGCGACTAAATTCACTGGAATACAAGCCATCTTAGGTTGTACAATAACAGCAAAAAGGGTTCATTTGATTGATCTTGCTATAAAAAGTGGATCACACTGGACAACGTTTATGCAAGTTGTTGCTGATCGAGATGAATGCCCACTGGAGCATCTCAAAATAAGTGCTGTTGGAAGATCTAAAAAGATGATGGAAGATGTAGGGAGGAGATTGTCAGCTTTTGCTGCTGAGACATTAGCAAATGTATCTTTTTGCTTCAGAACAGTTGTTTCAGACTTGAAGAATCTTAAGACAGATTTGTTCGATGTAGAGGCTGATGAAGTCGTTGCATTTTACTCAGATACAATTCTTTGGACTATGTTAGCTTGGCCTAATGAACTTGAATCTACGATGGAGGTTATTAGAAGCCTTAACCCTTGCATAATGGTGGTCATTGAACCAGTAGCAAACACAAATTTACCAAATTTTATAGATTCTTTAGACGAGTCTTTAGCTTACTTCAGTGCTGTTGCTGATTGTTTTGACGTTCACCACAAGGGTGTAGCAATATCTGGAGGATTTTACATACAAAAAATCATCAGAAGTATGAAAACATATCACGGAGAAGAGACTGTTCCCCGCCATGGTAATCTTAAAGTGTGGAGGGACTTGTTTGCCAGGTTCCATATGGCGGAAACAGAACTGAGCCACTCATCCTTGTGCCAAGCAAGTTTACTGTTTGAGCTGCCCAAATTCCGCGGATTGTGCACCTTTGAGCTGGATAGAAAATGGCTAGTTATCAGTTGGAAAGGAACCCCAATTATCTCTGCTTCTGCCTGGAAGTTTCAATAAtactgaagaaaaaaaaaggggtCACAGATCTGAATTTTGTTATCTTCCTTCAGCTTAAGTTTCTTGTTTTAACATTCTGATAAGAGTAAaatgtttactttttttttttatatattttgaatctTCTTAGTGAAAATTCTGATTTCGTAGTTGGCTATAGTTGTCTCTTTTTTATTAGTTCACCTCAGTCTCTCTTGTTAACTGTACATATAACTGTCATTAGCAACttatgtcatattttattttgtcgtCAATCAA
This DNA window, taken from Solanum dulcamara chromosome 3, daSolDulc1.2, whole genome shotgun sequence, encodes the following:
- the LOC129883723 gene encoding GRAS family protein RAM1-like; protein product: MEEFIMDPEPAEFAKRPLYAYRQATKFTGIQAILGCTITAKRVHLIDLAIKSGSHWTTFMQVVADRDECPLEHLKISAVGRSKKMMEDVGRRLSAFAAETLANVSFCFRTVVSDLKNLKTDLFDVEADEVVAFYSDTILWTMLAWPNELESTMEVIRSLNPCIMVVIEPVANTNLPNFIDSLDESLAYFSAVADCFDVHHKGVAISGGFYIQKIIRSMKTYHGEETVPRHGNLKVWRDLFARFHMAETELSHSSLCQASLLFELPKFRGLCTFELDRKWLVISWKGTPIISASAWKFQ